From one Anguilla rostrata isolate EN2019 chromosome 12, ASM1855537v3, whole genome shotgun sequence genomic stretch:
- the LOC135236220 gene encoding extracellular calcium-sensing receptor-like, with product MAGPLTLAKGGSGSGCTLLGTPRPASFSQPGDFVIGGVFTIHYNFISTEYNYTSRPKAPQCMGRLDFRQMRFARTMVFAIKEINNSSELLPGVTLGYQIHDSCASVPVVVKVAFQLANGIEPVFFPNQSCSNSATVHAVVGESSSTRSIAMSRIFGPFGIPQVSHYATCACLSDKLQYPTFSRTIPSDYFQAAALARLVKHFGWTWIGAVRSDSDYGNNGMVAFLQAAQAEGICVEYSEAFYRTNPRAKVQHVAEVISRSTARVVVAFISSGDMLVLLSELEGKVLAPLQWIGSEEWVTDRKMLEFPLFTGAIGFGIPHSVIPGLRDFLLDLGPAQISNSPLLTEFWESAFGCSLGGSQTAADQKTCDGKQNLRDLQNPYTDTSQLRISNMVYKAMYAIAHAIHSIICTDEPIAPLHCNTSIRVEPPQVMEHLRKVNFSRNGYKVSFDANGDPVAAYELVNWQVMRDGSMEFVTVGHYDAAAPDGQVFIIKKNITWAGSQPQVPVSVCSESCLPGTRKAMQKGRPVCCYSCVPCAEGEISNTTDSLNCITCPADYWSNAEKDECLPKPIEFLSFHEVLGIILAACSVTGACLAIMVAAVFYRHRDTPIVKANNSELSFLLVFSLKLCFLCSLTFIGRPSVWSCMLRHTAFGITFVLCISCVLGKTIVVLMAFRATLPGSNVMKWFGPLQQRLSVLAFTLIQVLICVLWLTISPPFPYKNMKHYKEKIILECDVGSAVGFWAVLGYIGLLSVLCFVLAFLARKLPDNFNEAKFITFSMLIFCAVWTTFIPAYVSSPGKFTVAVEIFAILASSFSLIVCIFVPKCFIILFRPEQNTKKYMMGKMPSNSLKHTQIQ from the exons ATGGCTGGACCTCTCACACTGGCAAAGGGAGGGTCAGGGTCTGGGTGCACACTGCTTGGGACCCCCAGGCCTGCTTCATTCTCCCAGCCTGGGGACTTTGTGATTGGAGGCGTTTTTACCATCCACTACAATTTTATCAGCACTGAGTACAACTACACCAGCCGACCCAAAGCGCCGCAATGTATGGGGAG GTTGGATTTCCGGCAAATGCGCTTTGCTAGAACCATGGTTTTTGCCATCAAGGAGATCAACAACAGCTCAGAGCTCCTGCCAGGTGTAACTCTGGGCTACCAGATCCATGACTCCTGTGCCTCTGTGCCAGTAGTAGTGAAGGTGGCATTCCAGCTGGCCAATGGCATTGAGCCAGTTTTCTTTCCCAACCAGTCCTGCTCAAATTCTGCCACTGTGCATGCTGTTGTGGGTGAGTCTAGCTCCACTCGTTCCATCGCCATGTCCAGAATTTTTGGACCCTTCGGCATTCCCCAG GTGAGCCACTATGCCACCTGTGCCTGTCTTAGTGACAAGCTGCAGTACCCCACCTTCTCCAGGACTATCCCCAGTGACTATTTCCAGGCAGCTGCCCTGGCTAGACTAGTCAAGCATTTTGGCTGGACTTGGATCGGGGCGGTGAGGAGCGACTCAGACTATGGGAACAACGGGATGGTCGCCTTCctgcaggcagcacaggcaGAGGGCATCTGTGTGGAATACTCAGAAGCGTTCTACAGGACCAACCCTCGCGCAAAAGTGCAACACGTGGCAGAGGTCATCAGCAGGTCCACGGCCCGCGTTGTTGTGGCATTCATTTCCTCGGGCGATATGCTGGTCTTGCTGTCGGAGCTGGAAGGCAAGGTGCTGGCCCCGCTACAGTGGATTGGGAGTGAGGAATGGGTCACTGACCGCAAGATGTTGGAGTTCCCTCTGTTTACCGGTGCCATCGGCTTCGGCATCCCTCACTCAGTCATTCCAGGGCTGCGAGACTTCCTGTTGGACCTGGGGCCGGCACAGATTTCCAACTCACCACTCCTCACAGAGTTCTGGGAGAGCGCTTTCGGTTGCAGCCTGGGGGGAAGTCAGACTGCAGCAGACCAGAAAACATGTGATGGAAAACAGAATCTGCGTGATCTGCAGAACCCCTACACAGATACATCCCAGCTGCGCATCTCCAACATGGTATACAAGGCCATGTATGCAATAGCCCATGCCATACACAGCATCATCTGCACAGACGAACCTATCGCTCCACTCCACTGCAACACAAGTATCCGAGTTGAGCCACCTCAG GTCATGGAGCACCTGAGAAAAGTGAACTTCTCCAGGAACGGGTACAAAGTCTCATTTGATGCCAATGGGGATCCGGTGGCCGCCTATGAGTTGGTGAATTGGCAGGTGATGAGGGATGGGAGCATGGAGTTTGTGACTGTGGGCCACTATGATGCAGCTGCCCCAGATGGACAGGTTTTCATCATTAAGAAGAACATTACCTGGGCAGGCAGTCAACCACAG gtgcctgtgtcagtgtgcagtgaaaGCTGTCTCCCAGGCACTCGGAAGGCCATGCAGAAAGGAAGGCCTGTCTGCTGCTACAgctgtgtgccctgtgctgagGGAGAAATCAGCAATACTACAG ATTCCCTGAACTGCATCACTTGTCCAGCTGATTACTGGTCGAATGCCGAGAAGGATGAATGTTTACCCAAACCTATTGAGTTCTTGTCCTTCCACGAGGTTCTGGGGATCATCCTTGCAGCTTGTTCGGTGACTGGGGCCTGCTTGGCCATCATGGTGGCTGCCGTGTtttacagacacagggacactcCCATTGTGAAAGCCAACAACTCAGAGCTCAGCTTCCTGTTGGTCTTTTCGctgaaactgtgtttcctttgctctcttacctTCATCGGCCGGCCCTCTGTGTGGTCCTGTATGCTGCGCCACACTGCATTTGGGATCACCTTTGTTCTCTGCATCTCCtgtgttctgggaaaaacaatagtggtgttaatggccttcagggctacacttccaggcagtaatgtcatgaagtggtttgggcctctgcagcagagactgagtgttcttgctttcactctcatacaggtccttatttgtgtactttggttaacaatatcccctcctttcccctacaagaacatgaagcactacaaagaaaagatcattctagaatgtgatgtaggatcagcagtgggattctgggctgtgctgggttataTTGGGCTCCTCTCTGtattgtgctttgttttagcttttctggCTCGTAAGCTGCCTGACAACTTTAATGAAGCTaaattcatcacattcagcatgctcatattctgtgcagtctggacCACCTTTATACCAGCTTATGTCAGCTCACCTGGAaagttcactgtagctgtggagatCTTTGCAATTTTAGCTTCTAGCTTTAGCTTGATCGTTTGCATTTTTGTCcctaaatgtttcattatattgTTTCGGCCAGAGCAAAATACCAAAAAGTACATGATGGGGAAAATGCCATCAAActctctgaagcacacacagatTCAGTAA